The Podarcis raffonei isolate rPodRaf1 chromosome 2, rPodRaf1.pri, whole genome shotgun sequence genome window below encodes:
- the LOC128409420 gene encoding H-2 class I histocompatibility antigen, Q9 alpha chain-like isoform X7 has protein sequence MGVLLRWPPLILGAAAHLLLLLDCAGSTSHSVRYFYTAVSEPGQGLPQFIAVGYVDDQQFVQYDSDSKKYLSLVPWIKKAEKEDPQYQERNNRNFQGSELGFRVNLQTLRNRYNQTGGIHTLQYMSGCELRSDGRKGGYWQYSYDGRDFIAFDKETLTWTAAQMEAQVTKRKLDPDLALNQGKKHYLEEICIEWLQRYLDYGKETLLRTEAPVVKVTRKADYDGLETLVCQVHGFYPKEIEANWVKDGEVWQEGTLRGLVAPNSDGTYYLLLSVKIDPEERERFRCRVEHDSLEKPLDVAWEEEPVNLGLIVGAILGVMAAILLVSGIIFFFIRSK, from the exons atgggggTCCTCCTCCGCTGGCCCCCCCTGATCCTGGGGGCGGctgcccacctgctgctgctcttgGACTGCGCAG gCTCCACTTCTCACTCCGTGCGCTACTTCTACACAGCCGTGTCTGAGCCTGGCCAGGGGCTGCCCCAGTTCATCGCTGTGGGGTACGTGGATGACCAGCAATTTGTTCAGTACGACAGTGACAGCAAGAAATATCTGTCCCTAGTTCCCTGGATAaagaaggcggagaaggaggatCCTCAGTACCAGGAAAGGAACAACCGGAACTTTCAGGGCTCTGAGCTGGGGTTCAGGGTGAATCTGCAGACTCTGCGGAATCGCTACAACCAGACCGGAG GGATCCACACCCTTCAGTACATGTCTGGCTGTGAGCTGAGGTCAGACGGGCGCAAAGGAGGGTATTGGCAGTACAGCTACGACGGGAGGGACTTCATCGCCTTCGACAAGGAGACCCTCACCTGGACGGCAGCCCAGATGGAGGCCCAAGTGACCAAGAGGAAGTTGGATCCTGACTTGGCCCTGAACCAGGGCAAGAAGCACTACCTGGAGGAGATTTGCATTGAGTGGCTGCAGAGATACCTGGACTACGGGAAGGAGACTCTGCTGAGGACAG AGGCTCCGGTGGTGAAGGTGACCAGGAAGGCAGACTATGACGGCCTGGAGACCCTCGTTTGCCAAGTCCACGGCTTCTACCCCAAGGAGATTGAGGCCAACTGGGTGAAGGACGGGGAGGTCTGGCAGGAGGGCACCCTTCGAGGATTGGTCGCCCCCAACTCGGATGGGACCTACTATCTCTTGCTCAGCGTCAAGATCGACCCCGAGGAGAGGGAGCGCTTCCGGTGCCGTGTGGAGCATGACAGCCTGGAGAAGCCTCTGGACGTGGCCTGGGAGGAAGAGCCtg TCAACCTGGGGCTCATTGTGGGAGCCATTTTGGGTGTCATGGCTGCCATCCTGCTGGTCTCTGggatcatcttcttcttcatccgCAGTAAGTAA